In Cydia strobilella chromosome 8, ilCydStro3.1, whole genome shotgun sequence, one DNA window encodes the following:
- the LOC134743321 gene encoding signal peptidase complex catalytic subunit SEC11A codes for MLDSLFDDVKRMNKRQFIYQVLSFGMIVSSALMIWKGLMVVTGSESPIVVVLSGSMEPAFHRGDLLFLTNYPEEPVRVGEIVVFKVEGRDIPIVHRVLKLHEKSNGTVKFLTKGDNNSVDDRGLYAQGQLWLTKKDVVGRARGFLPYVGMVTIYMNEYPKFKFAVLACLAIYVLVHRE; via the exons atgTTGGACAGTTTATTTGACGATGTGAAACGCATGAACAAGCGACAG TTTATCTACCAAGTGTTGAGCTTTGGTATGATAGTGTCTTCCGCGCTTATGATATGGAAAGGTTTGATGGTGGTCACTGGGAGCGAAAGTCCGATCGTAGTGGTTTTATCGGGCAGTATGGAGCCCGCTTTCCACAGAGGCGATCTGTTGTTCCTTACAAACTACCCTGAGGAGCCGGTTCGTGTCGGAGAAATTGTCGTATTTAAGGTTGAGGGCCGAGACATTCCTATTGTTCATAGAGTACTGAAACTACATGAAAA GAGCAATGGCACTGTAAAATTTTTAACCAAAGGAGATAACAATAGTGTGGATGACCGAGGTCTGTACGCCCAGGGCCAGTTATGGCTCACGAAAAAGGATGTAGTGGGCCGTGCCAGAGGATTTCTGCCTTACGTTGGAATGGTCACAATTTATATGAATGAATATCCTAAGTTTAAG TTTGCTGTGTTGGCGTGTTTAGCAATCTATGTGCTCGTGCACAGAGAGTGA